The following coding sequences are from one uncultured Bacteroides sp. window:
- the typA gene encoding translational GTPase TypA, with protein MQNIRNIAIIAHVDHGKTTLVDKMLLAGHLFRDNQTSGELILDNNDLERERGITILSKNVSINYKGTKINIIDTPGHSDFGGEVERVLNMADGCILLVDAFEGPMPQTRFVLQKAIQIGLKPIVVINKVDKPNCRPDEVHEMVFDLMFSLDATEEQLDFPTIYGSAKNGWMSTDWQKPSSDIIPLLDCIIENIPAPEQLEGTPQMLITSLDYSSYTGRIAVGRVHRGILKEGMNVSLAKRDGRFVKSKIKEVHVFEGLGRAKTSEVCSGDICALVGIENFEIGDTICDFENPEALPPIAIDEPTMSMLFSINDSPFFGKDGKFVTSRHINDRLVKELDKNLALRVHKSEEDGKWLVYGRGVLHLSVLIETMRREGYELQVGQPQVLYKTIDGKKCEPVEELTINVPEEYSSRIIDMVTRRKGEMVSMENTGERINLEFNMPSRGIIGLRTNVLTASAGEAIMAHRFKEYQPYKGEIERRTNGSIVAMEGGTAFAYALDKLQDRGRFFIFPQDDVYAGQVVGEHTKETDLVVNVTKSKKLTNMRASGSDDKSRIIPPVQFSLEEALEYIKEDEYVELTPKSMRMRKILLDENERKRSSKS; from the coding sequence ATGCAAAATATTAGGAACATTGCAATTATTGCCCATGTCGATCATGGGAAAACTACACTTGTTGATAAGATGCTTTTAGCTGGGCATTTGTTTCGTGACAATCAGACAAGTGGTGAACTTATTCTGGATAATAATGATTTGGAACGTGAAAGAGGTATAACAATTCTTTCTAAAAACGTTTCTATTAACTACAAAGGGACTAAAATCAACATTATTGATACTCCGGGGCACAGCGATTTTGGTGGAGAAGTGGAACGAGTACTTAATATGGCTGATGGCTGTATTCTGTTGGTTGATGCCTTTGAAGGCCCGATGCCTCAAACTCGCTTTGTGCTACAAAAAGCAATACAGATAGGCTTGAAACCTATTGTTGTTATTAATAAAGTAGATAAACCTAATTGTCGCCCTGATGAGGTGCATGAAATGGTCTTTGACCTAATGTTTAGTTTGGACGCAACAGAGGAACAGCTTGATTTCCCTACAATATATGGTTCTGCTAAAAATGGTTGGATGAGTACTGACTGGCAGAAACCTTCATCTGATATTATTCCTTTACTTGATTGTATTATAGAAAACATTCCTGCTCCTGAGCAATTGGAAGGTACTCCTCAGATGTTAATCACGTCGCTTGATTACTCTTCATATACTGGACGTATTGCTGTGGGACGTGTACACCGGGGGATATTGAAAGAAGGAATGAATGTTTCTTTGGCAAAAAGAGATGGCCGTTTTGTAAAGTCCAAAATCAAAGAGGTGCATGTTTTTGAAGGCTTGGGACGCGCGAAGACGAGTGAGGTTTGTTCTGGAGATATTTGTGCATTGGTCGGTATTGAGAATTTTGAAATTGGAGATACTATTTGCGATTTTGAGAATCCGGAAGCTTTGCCACCTATCGCTATTGATGAGCCGACAATGAGTATGTTGTTTAGTATAAATGATTCTCCCTTCTTTGGTAAAGATGGTAAATTTGTTACTTCTCGCCATATTAATGATCGTTTAGTTAAAGAGCTAGATAAGAATTTAGCTTTACGGGTGCATAAAAGTGAAGAGGATGGCAAATGGCTTGTTTATGGTCGTGGGGTACTTCATTTATCTGTTTTAATAGAAACGATGCGTCGTGAAGGGTATGAATTGCAGGTTGGACAGCCTCAGGTATTATATAAAACGATTGATGGTAAGAAGTGTGAGCCTGTAGAAGAGTTGACTATTAATGTACCTGAAGAATATTCTAGCAGAATTATTGATATGGTGACTCGCCGTAAAGGTGAAATGGTTAGCATGGAGAATACCGGTGAACGTATAAATCTTGAATTTAACATGCCTTCGCGTGGTATTATAGGTCTTCGTACAAATGTGCTTACTGCTTCTGCAGGTGAGGCAATTATGGCTCATCGTTTTAAAGAATATCAACCTTATAAAGGTGAGATAGAACGTCGTACAAATGGTTCTATTGTTGCGATGGAAGGAGGGACAGCTTTTGCTTATGCTCTTGACAAATTGCAAGATCGTGGGCGTTTCTTTATTTTCCCACAAGATGATGTGTACGCCGGGCAGGTAGTAGGAGAACATACCAAGGAAACTGATTTAGTTGTTAATGTGACGAAATCTAAGAAGTTGACTAATATGCGTGCATCTGGATCTGATGATAAGTCTCGTATTATTCCTCCTGTGCAGTTTTCTCTTGAAGAGGCGTTGGAGTATATTAAAGAAGATGAATATGTTGAGCTGACTCCTAAGTCTATGCGTATGCGTAAAATTTTATTAGATGAAAATGAACGTAAACGTTCTTCTAAAAGCTAA
- the rpsO gene encoding 30S ribosomal protein S15 gives MYLDVAKKKEIFEKYGKSNSDTGSAEAQIALFSYRISHLTEHMKLNRKDYSTERALTMLVGKRRRLLNYLIDKDIERYRAIIKTLGLRR, from the coding sequence ATGTATTTAGATGTAGCTAAGAAAAAAGAAATCTTTGAAAAGTACGGAAAGTCTAACTCTGATACTGGCTCAGCTGAGGCTCAGATAGCATTGTTTTCATACCGTATTTCTCACCTGACTGAGCACATGAAGCTCAACAGAAAAGATTATAGTACAGAAAGAGCTTTGACAATGTTAGTAGGAAAGCGTCGTAGATTGCTTAATTACTTGATAGACAAAGATATCGAGAGATATCGTGCTATCATCAAAACTCTTGGTCTTAGAAGATAA
- a CDS encoding XRE family transcriptional regulator, with protein sequence MENTANTDTTKIVGEKIKTLRQNLSITIEELAQRSNLTTEQIERIENNIDIPSLAPLIKIARVLGVRLGTFLDDQDESGPVVCRKQEAQETISFSNNATQSRKHMEYRSLSKSKTDRHMEPFMIDVAPTQGSDFILSSHEGEEFIMVMEGTMEISYGTTTYLLEEGDSIYYDSIVPHHVHAFEGQAAKILAVIYTPI encoded by the coding sequence ATGGAAAATACAGCTAATACAGACACAACAAAAATTGTTGGAGAAAAAATAAAAACACTCCGTCAGAATTTGTCTATAACAATAGAAGAATTAGCTCAACGCTCAAACCTCACTACCGAACAGATAGAGCGCATAGAAAACAATATAGACATTCCATCTTTAGCTCCTCTTATCAAAATAGCCCGCGTACTTGGCGTCAGACTAGGAACATTTCTGGATGATCAGGATGAAAGCGGTCCTGTGGTATGCCGCAAACAAGAAGCACAAGAAACAATTAGTTTCTCAAATAACGCAACACAGTCTCGTAAACATATGGAGTACCGGTCTCTTTCAAAATCAAAGACAGATCGGCATATGGAACCTTTTATGATAGATGTAGCGCCAACTCAAGGCAGTGACTTCATTCTCTCATCGCATGAAGGAGAAGAGTTTATCATGGTTATGGAAGGTACAATGGAAATTAGCTACGGCACAACAACCTATCTTCTGGAAGAAGGCGACAGCATTTATTATGATTCGATTGTTCCTCACCATGTGCATGCCTTCGAAGGACAAGCAGCAAAAATATTAGCTGTTATATATACTCCTATATAA
- a CDS encoding DUF134 domain-containing protein produces the protein MPRPKSIRRIAGIPNVSGFRPYGLSPSLKRSEAVFLLYEEYEALRLCDYEKYNQLDASSLMGVSRPTLTRIYISAREKVAQAMVEGRKIIIEGGKVSLDSDWLHCNICGCYFNKREEDVMEVDCALCGATDISLFDGRPDDMNETKVSAHVFCGRGSCKRKTGGKRKHCCHE, from the coding sequence ATGCCTAGACCTAAGTCAATAAGAAGAATTGCCGGAATACCGAATGTTTCAGGGTTTAGACCCTATGGGCTTTCTCCTTCACTGAAAAGGAGTGAAGCTGTTTTTTTGTTATATGAAGAATATGAAGCATTGCGACTTTGCGACTATGAAAAGTATAATCAATTGGATGCTTCTTCCTTGATGGGTGTTTCTCGTCCGACGTTGACTCGTATATATATATCGGCAAGAGAAAAGGTAGCTCAAGCAATGGTTGAAGGCCGTAAAATTATCATTGAAGGAGGGAAAGTCTCTCTTGATAGTGATTGGTTGCATTGCAATATTTGTGGATGTTACTTTAATAAGAGAGAAGAGGATGTGATGGAAGTGGATTGTGCTTTATGCGGTGCTACCGATATCTCTCTTTTTGATGGAAGACCAGACGATATGAATGAGACTAAGGTCTCGGCGCATGTTTTTTGCGGACGTGGTAGTTGTAAACGAAAGACGGGCGGTAAGCGTAAACATTGTTGTCATGAGTAA
- a CDS encoding AMP-binding protein gives MQLSNRTLGQWLEHWASETPEKEYIVYSDRNLRFTWSQFNKRVDEMAKGLIAIGVTRGTHVGIWAANVPDWLTLLYACAKIGAVYVTVNTSYKQAELEYLCQNSDMHTLCIVNGEKDSDFVQMTNSMLPELKQCERGHLKSERFPYMRNVIYLGPEKHRGMYNTSELLLLGNTIHDERLATIKAEINCHDVVNMQYTSGTTGFPKGVMLSHYNITNNGYLTGEHMKFTSEDKLCCCVPLFHCFGVVLATMNCLTHGCTQVMVERFDPLLVLASIHKERCTVLYGVPTMFIAELHHPMFDLFNVSSLRTGIMAGSLCPVELMKQVEEKMYMKVTSVYGLTEASPGMTATRIDDPFEVRCHTVGHDFEFTEVKVINPETGEECPVGIQGEMCNRGYNTMKGYYKNPEATTEAIDPNGFLHSGDLGTMDENGNYRITGRIKDMIIRGGENIYPREIEEFLYNLKEIKDVQVAGIPSPKYGEAVGAFIIRHKDSSLSEEDVRDFCRNKIARYKIPKYIFFVNEFPMTGSGKIQKFKLKEVGIKLCRERNIEII, from the coding sequence ATGCAATTATCTAATCGAACCTTAGGTCAATGGCTTGAACATTGGGCTTCTGAAACACCGGAGAAAGAATACATTGTATACTCCGATCGAAATCTTCGTTTTACTTGGTCGCAATTCAACAAACGAGTAGATGAAATGGCCAAAGGGTTAATCGCTATAGGGGTAACCCGAGGAACTCATGTAGGCATATGGGCAGCCAATGTTCCGGATTGGTTGACACTTCTCTACGCTTGTGCAAAAATAGGTGCAGTATACGTAACGGTTAATACTAGTTACAAACAAGCTGAGCTAGAGTACTTATGTCAAAATTCAGACATGCATACCTTATGCATTGTAAATGGCGAAAAAGACAGTGACTTTGTGCAAATGACTAACTCTATGTTACCGGAGCTCAAACAATGCGAACGTGGTCACCTTAAAAGTGAGCGATTCCCCTATATGAGAAATGTAATCTATCTAGGGCCTGAAAAACATAGAGGCATGTATAATACAAGCGAATTGCTCCTATTAGGTAACACAATCCATGATGAGCGGTTGGCGACAATAAAAGCTGAAATTAATTGCCATGATGTAGTCAACATGCAATACACTTCCGGAACAACGGGTTTTCCAAAAGGAGTAATGCTTTCACATTATAATATAACAAACAATGGATATCTAACAGGAGAACATATGAAGTTTACCTCTGAGGATAAACTATGCTGTTGCGTTCCCCTTTTTCATTGCTTTGGAGTTGTTTTAGCCACAATGAATTGCCTTACTCACGGGTGTACACAAGTTATGGTTGAACGATTTGACCCTTTACTGGTACTAGCCTCCATACATAAAGAACGTTGTACTGTGCTCTATGGGGTGCCAACCATGTTTATAGCTGAACTTCATCACCCAATGTTCGATTTATTTAACGTATCAAGTCTCCGAACAGGCATCATGGCGGGATCACTATGCCCTGTGGAATTGATGAAGCAGGTAGAAGAAAAAATGTACATGAAGGTCACCAGCGTATATGGACTAACCGAAGCATCTCCCGGAATGACTGCTACGCGCATAGACGATCCTTTTGAAGTTCGCTGCCATACTGTAGGGCATGACTTTGAGTTTACTGAGGTTAAAGTTATAAATCCCGAAACAGGAGAAGAGTGTCCTGTAGGAATACAGGGAGAAATGTGCAACAGAGGTTATAACACCATGAAAGGATATTATAAAAACCCAGAAGCCACAACTGAAGCAATTGACCCAAACGGGTTTCTGCATTCAGGCGATCTCGGAACAATGGACGAAAACGGGAACTATCGCATTACCGGTCGCATAAAAGATATGATTATCCGGGGTGGAGAAAATATCTATCCGCGTGAAATAGAAGAGTTTCTATATAACCTCAAAGAAATTAAAGACGTGCAAGTTGCAGGTATCCCCTCACCTAAATATGGGGAAGCAGTAGGGGCGTTTATTATCCGACATAAAGATTCTTCATTATCTGAAGAAGATGTCCGTGATTTTTGCAGAAATAAAATCGCACGTTATAAAATCCCTAAATACATTTTCTTTGTAAATGAATTCCCAATGACCGGAAGTGGAAAAATACAAAAATTTAAACTAAAAGAAGTCGGAATAAAACTCTGTAGAGAAAGGAATATTGAAATTATTTAA
- a CDS encoding NifB/NifX family molybdenum-iron cluster-binding protein has product MKIAITSTGDTLTSFLDPRFGRCSFFVIYDTESKETVFIPNEGKTAEEGAGPVAVQQIASCNVEKVVSGEFGIKIKSLLSDLNIQMILLKDKKDIQSIIDLLNH; this is encoded by the coding sequence ATGAAAATAGCTATAACAAGTACAGGTGATACGCTTACGAGTTTTTTAGATCCTCGTTTTGGGCGTTGTTCTTTTTTTGTGATTTATGATACTGAGTCGAAAGAAACGGTGTTTATACCCAATGAAGGAAAAACAGCGGAGGAAGGGGCTGGTCCGGTAGCAGTTCAACAGATTGCTTCTTGTAATGTTGAAAAGGTTGTATCAGGAGAATTTGGAATAAAAATAAAATCTTTATTATCTGATTTGAATATTCAAATGATTTTGCTGAAGGATAAAAAAGATATTCAAAGTATTATTGATTTATTAAATCATTGA
- a CDS encoding ATP-binding protein: protein MEIAVISGKGGTGKSSISAAFMSIAREVMAIDCDVDASNLYLLFHPSHDEEIAFVSGKHAVVDNELCIGCGRCEEICRFDAVAVQNNKAMVDEISCDGCALCFHECPACAITMLPMNKSRIYVGKFRYGDMVYGRLAPGEENSGKMVNELRARSRNVLAAKECDITILDGPPGIGCPVLSTITGVDKVVIVTEPTLSGFSDLKRTVEMVGNYSLPIYVIINKCTLNPLITEQINSWCAYEKIPVVAYLPFDRDMVDALVAGQTIVEYRPEQYVTGLLKTAFHKIVNG from the coding sequence ATGGAGATAGCCGTTATTAGTGGGAAAGGCGGGACTGGAAAATCAAGTATAAGTGCTGCTTTTATGTCAATAGCTCGTGAAGTGATGGCAATTGATTGTGATGTTGATGCATCAAATCTTTATTTGCTTTTTCATCCTTCGCATGATGAAGAAATCGCTTTTGTTTCTGGCAAGCATGCAGTGGTAGATAACGAACTTTGTATTGGCTGTGGACGCTGTGAGGAGATTTGTCGTTTTGATGCTGTGGCAGTGCAAAATAACAAAGCGATGGTTGATGAAATATCATGTGATGGTTGCGCTCTTTGTTTTCACGAATGTCCTGCTTGCGCCATTACTATGCTACCCATGAATAAAAGTAGGATATATGTAGGGAAGTTCCGTTATGGTGATATGGTGTATGGGCGACTGGCTCCTGGCGAGGAGAACTCAGGTAAAATGGTGAACGAATTGCGTGCGCGTAGTAGGAACGTACTTGCTGCTAAAGAATGTGATATTACTATTCTAGATGGTCCTCCGGGGATTGGTTGTCCTGTTTTGTCGACTATAACAGGAGTTGATAAAGTAGTTATAGTGACGGAGCCTACTCTTTCTGGTTTTTCTGATTTAAAGAGAACGGTTGAAATGGTCGGTAATTACTCACTCCCTATTTATGTGATTATCAATAAGTGTACTTTGAATCCATTGATCACAGAGCAAATTAATTCTTGGTGTGCTTACGAAAAGATCCCTGTTGTAGCTTATTTGCCTTTTGATAGAGATATGGTAGACGCTTTGGTTGCTGGTCAGACGATTGTTGAATATCGTCCTGAGCAGTATGTTACGGGTTTATTGAAAACTGCTTTTCATAAAATAGTGAACGGTTGA
- a CDS encoding Dps family protein encodes MKTLDYIKLNESEVASVVASLQQLLADFQVYYTNLRGFHWNIKGRDFFVLHAKFEELYQDVAEKVDELAERVLMLGGTPVSKFSDYLKVAKVKELDGVTNGDEALGNILETYAYFISQERNLLAQASAAADEVTVALMSDYLKEQEKMVWMLTAYNHK; translated from the coding sequence ATGAAAACGTTAGATTATATCAAATTGAATGAGAGCGAAGTAGCAAGTGTCGTAGCGTCTTTGCAGCAATTACTTGCTGATTTTCAGGTTTACTATACCAACTTACGTGGTTTTCACTGGAATATTAAAGGACGCGACTTTTTTGTGTTGCACGCTAAGTTTGAAGAACTGTACCAAGATGTCGCTGAAAAGGTTGATGAATTGGCGGAACGTGTCCTTATGTTGGGCGGAACTCCTGTTAGCAAATTTAGTGATTATCTTAAAGTTGCTAAAGTGAAAGAACTTGATGGAGTTACTAACGGTGATGAGGCATTGGGTAATATTCTTGAAACTTATGCATATTTTATTTCTCAAGAACGTAATTTATTGGCCCAGGCATCAGCGGCTGCTGATGAAGTGACGGTTGCTTTAATGAGCGATTACTTGAAAGAACAAGAAAAGATGGTATGGATGTTGACTGCTTATAATCATAAATAA
- a CDS encoding ATP-binding protein, translated as MKIAVASGKGGTGKTFVAVNLFRTFNDLGYQTSLTDCDVEVPNAMAFFSTILANEQIVADYRPVIDVEKCLFCGRCAEYCEYHAILHVASSHYIRLLNDLCHGCGACSIACKSGAISDSSTMVGKISTYEYEGKVCLAEGRMKPGISSPVPLIKLAVGELFSDLFEYHLYDSPPGTSCPFVQTVAKADYVVLVTEPTPFGLSDLKQAVETLNTIGKPFGVIVNRAGLGDNQVYEYLKEKAIDLLLEIPFDEEVARLYSEGKIVVDEYALLNGLFKQLSIKLIEKWR; from the coding sequence ATGAAAATAGCTGTAGCTAGTGGAAAAGGCGGGACAGGTAAAACGTTTGTTGCGGTTAATCTGTTTCGTACTTTTAATGATTTGGGATACCAGACCTCTTTGACAGATTGTGATGTTGAGGTGCCTAATGCTATGGCTTTTTTCTCCACAATATTGGCTAATGAACAAATTGTGGCCGATTACCGTCCTGTTATTGATGTTGAGAAATGTTTGTTTTGTGGTCGTTGTGCGGAGTATTGTGAATATCATGCAATTCTTCATGTAGCTTCGTCTCATTATATTCGTCTTTTGAATGATTTATGTCATGGTTGTGGTGCATGTAGTATTGCTTGTAAAAGCGGAGCAATCAGTGACTCTTCTACTATGGTTGGTAAAATATCTACCTATGAGTATGAGGGGAAGGTTTGTTTGGCTGAAGGGCGAATGAAGCCTGGGATCTCATCTCCTGTTCCACTTATTAAATTGGCTGTAGGTGAACTGTTTTCTGACCTTTTTGAATATCATTTGTATGATTCTCCTCCTGGAACCTCTTGCCCGTTTGTTCAGACGGTTGCTAAAGCGGATTATGTGGTGTTAGTGACGGAACCGACTCCTTTTGGTTTGAGCGATTTGAAACAAGCTGTGGAAACTCTTAATACGATTGGTAAACCTTTTGGGGTGATTGTTAATCGAGCTGGATTGGGAGACAATCAAGTTTATGAATATTTAAAAGAGAAGGCTATTGATCTACTTCTTGAAATACCTTTTGATGAGGAAGTGGCTCGGTTATATTCTGAGGGGAAAATAGTTGTTGATGAATATGCTTTACTAAATGGTTTATTTAAGCAGTTATCGATTAAATTAATAGAGAAATGGAGATAG
- the pckA gene encoding phosphoenolpyruvate carboxykinase (ATP), whose product MANLDLSKYGISGAEIVHNPSYETLFAEETKEGLQGYEKGQVTELGAVNVMTGIYTGRSPKDKFFVKDETSENTVWWTSEEYKNDNKPVTPATWKALKEIAVKQLSNKKLFVMDTFCGANESSRIKVRFIMEVAWQAHFVKNMFIRPTEEELANYGEPDFVSFNASKTKVENFKELGLNSETATVFNLTNKEQVIINTWYGGEMKKGLFSYMNYRLPLAGMASMHCSANTDLDGKNTAIFFGLSGTGKTTLSTDPKRLLIGDDEHGWDNEGVFNFEGGCYAKVINLSAEAEPDIYAAIKRDALLENVTVDANGKINFEDKSVTENTRVSYPINHIKNIVKPVSKAPAAKKVIFLSADAFGVLPPVSILNAEQTKYYFLSGFTAKLAGTERGITEPTPTFSACFGAAFLSLHPTKYAEELVKKMEKSGAKAYLVNTGWNGSGKRISIKDTRGIIDAILDGSIDKAPTKTMPYFSFVVPTELPGVATNILDPRDTYASADQWDEKAKDLAARFIKNFGKFTGNEAGQSLVAAGPKL is encoded by the coding sequence CAGAATTAGGTGCAGTCAATGTTATGACAGGTATCTACACTGGCCGTTCTCCTAAAGATAAGTTTTTTGTAAAAGACGAAACCAGCGAAAACACTGTTTGGTGGACTTCAGAAGAATACAAAAATGACAATAAACCTGTCACTCCAGCAACTTGGAAAGCATTGAAAGAAATAGCAGTAAAACAACTTTCAAACAAGAAGCTATTTGTAATGGATACTTTCTGCGGAGCAAACGAGAGTTCTCGTATAAAAGTACGCTTCATCATGGAAGTAGCATGGCAAGCTCATTTCGTGAAAAATATGTTCATCCGTCCTACTGAAGAGGAATTGGCTAACTATGGCGAACCTGATTTCGTTTCATTTAATGCTTCTAAAACTAAAGTTGAAAATTTCAAAGAACTTGGTTTAAATTCAGAAACAGCTACAGTATTCAACTTGACTAACAAAGAGCAAGTTATCATCAATACTTGGTACGGTGGCGAAATGAAAAAAGGTTTGTTCTCATATATGAACTACCGTTTACCATTAGCAGGAATGGCTTCTATGCACTGTTCTGCTAACACTGACCTTGATGGTAAAAACACTGCTATCTTCTTTGGATTGTCAGGAACAGGTAAGACTACTTTGTCTACAGATCCAAAACGTTTATTAATCGGTGACGACGAACACGGATGGGATAATGAAGGCGTATTCAACTTTGAAGGTGGTTGCTATGCTAAAGTTATCAACCTTAGCGCAGAAGCTGAACCAGATATTTATGCAGCCATCAAACGTGACGCTCTTCTTGAGAACGTAACTGTTGATGCCAATGGTAAAATTAATTTTGAAGATAAAAGCGTAACAGAAAATACTCGCGTTTCTTATCCTATTAATCACATCAAAAATATCGTTAAACCTGTTTCTAAAGCTCCGGCTGCTAAGAAAGTAATCTTCCTTTCTGCTGATGCATTTGGCGTATTGCCTCCTGTATCTATTTTGAATGCAGAACAAACTAAGTATTACTTCCTTTCTGGTTTTACAGCTAAACTGGCTGGAACAGAACGCGGTATTACTGAACCAACTCCTACATTCTCTGCTTGCTTCGGTGCTGCATTCTTGTCATTGCATCCAACTAAATATGCAGAAGAATTAGTGAAGAAGATGGAAAAATCTGGCGCTAAAGCATATTTGGTTAACACAGGTTGGAATGGTAGTGGTAAACGTATTTCTATCAAAGATACTCGTGGTATCATTGACGCTATCCTAGATGGTTCTATAGACAAAGCTCCTACTAAGACTATGCCTTACTTCAGCTTTGTTGTTCCTACAGAACTTCCAGGTGTTGCTACTAACATTCTTGACCCACGCGACACATACGCTAGCGCTGATCAATGGGATGAAAAAGCAAAAGATCTTGCTGCACGTTTCATCAAAAACTTTGGCAAATTCACAGGAAATGAAGCAGGACAATCTTTGGTTGCTGCTGGTCCAAAACTCTAA
- a CDS encoding NifB/NifX family molybdenum-iron cluster-binding protein, with amino-acid sequence MSNKVAIPTEGGLLCAHFGHCESFYMADIENGVIVNEAIIVPPAHEPGLYPAWVGSHGVKIVIAGGMGEKAKELFRKEGIEVFVGAVSKAPRELVEDFIHNSLVTGSNSCNHK; translated from the coding sequence ATGAGTAATAAAGTTGCAATACCTACGGAAGGTGGATTATTATGCGCCCATTTTGGACACTGTGAGTCTTTTTATATGGCGGATATTGAGAATGGTGTGATTGTAAATGAAGCTATAATTGTGCCTCCAGCTCATGAACCCGGGCTTTATCCTGCTTGGGTAGGAAGCCATGGTGTGAAAATAGTAATAGCTGGTGGTATGGGTGAAAAGGCAAAAGAGCTTTTTCGTAAAGAAGGAATTGAAGTTTTTGTAGGTGCTGTTAGTAAAGCTCCTAGAGAATTGGTGGAAGATTTTATCCATAATTCTTTGGTTACCGGAAGCAATAGCTGTAATCATAAATGA